Proteins found in one Brachyspira murdochii DSM 12563 genomic segment:
- the cas5 gene encoding CRISPR-associated protein Cas5 encodes MYDNITKAIKIECYQNMPNYKRPSSIQFQESFKLPPYSTVIGMIHKVCSCKSGEYMPMKVSIQGETKSSLTDLYTRYFFGIKYDPSRHQLKVKNPDGSFDGITKGLGYAEVIVDVNLIIHIVPEDESLFDFILKGLKKPCVYPALGRHEDILRIDNVSIVETEKTDEIEMFYDAYIPYSMIDNIINKEELIGTIYNLNKVFDINKKTNIRYWKEKVKAKYINKGSVIAFKKEVIQEKESKLGLFLA; translated from the coding sequence ATGTATGATAATATAACAAAAGCAATAAAAATAGAATGCTATCAAAATATGCCAAATTATAAAAGACCGTCAAGCATACAATTTCAGGAAAGCTTTAAACTTCCTCCATACTCTACAGTTATAGGAATGATTCATAAAGTTTGCAGCTGTAAAAGCGGAGAATATATGCCTATGAAAGTAAGTATTCAGGGAGAAACAAAAAGTTCATTAACTGATTTGTACACTAGATATTTTTTCGGAATTAAATACGATCCTTCAAGACATCAATTAAAAGTAAAAAATCCTGACGGAAGTTTTGACGGTATTACTAAAGGACTTGGATATGCTGAAGTGATAGTTGATGTTAATTTAATTATTCATATTGTTCCTGAAGATGAAAGTTTATTTGATTTTATATTAAAAGGACTTAAAAAACCTTGTGTATATCCAGCTTTAGGGCGTCATGAGGATATTTTAAGAATCGATAATGTAAGCATTGTAGAAACAGAAAAAACTGATGAGATAGAAATGTTTTATGATGCTTATATACCTTATAGTATGATTGATAATATCATAAATAAAGAAGAGCTTATAGGTACTATTTATAATTTAAATAAGGTTTTTGATATTAATAAAAAAACTAATATACGTTATTGGAAAGAAAAAGTTAAGGCAAAGTATATAAACAAAGGAAGTGTTATAGCTTTTAAAAAAGAAGTTATTCAGGAAAAGGAAAGTAAATTAGGTTTATTTTTAGCATGA
- a CDS encoding CRISPR-associated helicase/endonuclease Cas3: MIKKEDFLAKSNKYNNYYNTESIEKHTKNLIRLFEDFKTLYKKYFTEKELELIKISLETHDLGKMNSRFQKKIYKSIDKNFEFDEYNNELEKLYKELNIDEVPHGILSCAFLNINELEEKFSENEIKALVSSVYNHHTRKALNNNGLEISASDIKKIIEKDVSFYKQYYDDKLKCKYIGVSMNVIKENYNTSYDIWKNYIIIKGMLNKIDYAASAYDDYIEIGSDDASKKVLSRFEPNECQKYMLENKDKNIIVIASTGIGKTEGALLWAKKSKTFYTLPLKVSINAIYERIKNNYYDKEKITFLHSDSINDMLDNDLSIDDVIDKYNKSKKLSFPFTVCTIDQLFYFVFKSLGTEIFPAALKYSKLIIDEIQSYTPEITAFIIYGLKVINDIGGKFCIITATFPPIVKKLMEENNINFEMPSKAFLKKDKNNESIKRHFIKFIDEDIFNYDNIIKSAENKKVLVICNTVKHSQEVYNILKEYNIKNINLLHSRFLMKDRKKKEDDIKNFAPNDISKREETYGIWISTQIVEASLDIDFDELHTDMSSADSLLQRMGRVYRDRAYNKNEPNIFIYNTKDGYGSVYDKEIYDNSKMFLKYYDNKIFTEEDKQDFINKVYDEEILKESNYLKQIKNTLKQIKDLPPASVDKGDCERLFRKIDNVTVMPSIIYNDLINEENNIIDEYRKLLNMDKLSKENYEKLLKKKNELLKFTVPIKTYKKIKNYSGIEINLNKNINKNKIFIVELEYDKELGLLDKKDNSILMD, translated from the coding sequence ATGATTAAAAAAGAAGATTTTTTAGCAAAAAGCAACAAATATAATAATTATTATAATACAGAAAGTATTGAAAAACATACAAAAAACCTTATAAGGCTATTTGAAGATTTTAAAACTTTATATAAAAAATATTTTACTGAAAAAGAATTAGAGCTTATAAAGATATCATTAGAAACTCATGATTTAGGAAAAATGAATTCAAGATTTCAAAAAAAGATTTATAAAAGCATAGATAAAAATTTTGAATTTGATGAATATAATAATGAATTAGAAAAATTATATAAAGAATTAAATATTGATGAAGTTCCGCATGGAATTTTAAGCTGTGCTTTTTTAAATATTAATGAACTTGAAGAGAAATTTTCTGAAAATGAAATAAAGGCATTAGTAAGTTCTGTTTATAATCATCATACAAGAAAAGCTTTAAATAATAATGGTTTGGAAATAAGTGCATCTGATATAAAAAAAATAATTGAAAAAGATGTTTCCTTTTATAAACAATACTATGATGATAAACTTAAATGCAAATATATTGGCGTGTCAATGAATGTTATAAAAGAAAATTATAATACATCATATGATATTTGGAAAAATTATATTATCATAAAAGGAATGCTAAACAAAATAGATTATGCGGCTAGTGCTTATGATGATTATATTGAAATAGGAAGTGATGATGCTTCTAAAAAAGTGTTATCGAGATTTGAGCCTAATGAATGCCAAAAATATATGCTTGAAAATAAAGATAAAAATATTATAGTTATTGCTTCTACAGGTATTGGTAAAACTGAAGGGGCTTTGCTTTGGGCTAAAAAATCAAAAACTTTTTATACTCTTCCTCTTAAAGTTTCTATTAATGCTATTTATGAGAGAATAAAAAATAATTATTATGATAAAGAAAAAATAACTTTCCTACATTCAGATAGTATTAATGATATGCTTGATAATGATTTGTCTATTGATGATGTGATTGATAAATATAATAAAAGTAAAAAATTATCATTTCCTTTTACAGTTTGTACTATAGATCAGCTTTTTTATTTTGTGTTTAAATCTTTAGGTACAGAAATTTTTCCTGCTGCTTTGAAATACAGCAAATTAATTATTGATGAAATACAATCATACACTCCGGAAATAACAGCTTTTATAATTTACGGACTTAAAGTGATAAATGATATAGGCGGTAAGTTTTGTATAATAACTGCTACTTTTCCTCCTATAGTAAAAAAGCTTATGGAAGAAAATAATATTAATTTTGAAATGCCTAGCAAAGCATTTTTAAAAAAAGATAAAAATAATGAAAGTATAAAAAGACATTTTATTAAATTTATTGATGAAGATATTTTTAATTATGATAATATAATAAAAAGTGCTGAAAATAAAAAAGTGCTTGTAATATGCAATACAGTAAAACATTCACAGGAAGTTTATAATATTTTAAAAGAGTATAATATCAAAAATATTAATCTTCTTCATTCAAGATTTCTAATGAAAGACAGAAAGAAAAAAGAAGATGATATAAAAAACTTTGCCCCAAATGATATTAGTAAAAGAGAAGAAACTTATGGCATATGGATATCAACTCAAATAGTAGAGGCTAGTCTCGATATAGATTTTGATGAGCTTCATACTGATATGTCTTCAGCTGACAGTTTGCTTCAGAGAATGGGGAGAGTTTATAGAGATAGAGCTTATAATAAAAATGAGCCTAATATATTTATTTATAACACTAAAGATGGATACGGCAGTGTATATGATAAAGAAATATATGATAACTCAAAAATGTTTTTAAAATATTATGATAATAAAATATTTACTGAAGAAGATAAACAAGATTTTATTAATAAAGTTTATGATGAAGAAATATTAAAAGAAAGTAATTATCTGAAACAAATAAAAAATACTCTGAAACAAATAAAAGATCTTCCTCCTGCTTCTGTAGATAAAGGCGACTGCGAGAGGCTTTTTAGAAAAATAGATAATGTTACAGTTATGCCGTCAATTATTTATAATGATTTGATAAATGAAGAAAATAATATTATAGATGAGTATAGAAAATTACTTAATATGGATAAGTTGAGTAAAGAAAATTATGAAAAATTATTAAAGAAAAAAAATGAATTACTTAAGTTTACTGTGCCAATAAAAACTTATAAAAAGATAAAAAATTATTCTGGTATTGAAATAAATTTAAATAAAAATATTAATAAGAATAAAATATTTATTGTAGAATTGGAATATGATAAAGAATTAGGACTTCTTGATAAAAAAGATAATTCTATTCTTATGGATTAG
- a CDS encoding CRISPR-associated protein Cas4, with protein MMRENINYVTGTIYSYSFLCMRKVWLSYHNLSFEGESELVKIGKFIDENTYANQKHNFMIDNKVNIDFLKNNVVHEIKKSDKEKQMAINQIKYYLFILKQYGFDDIKGELNIPSKRYKEEVILEEGDDEKILERLRTINKIIKEKNIPEVINKSACKKCAYYEFCYI; from the coding sequence ATGATGAGAGAAAATATAAATTATGTAACAGGTACAATTTATTCTTATAGTTTTTTATGTATGAGAAAGGTTTGGCTTTCTTATCATAATTTATCTTTTGAGGGAGAAAGTGAGCTTGTGAAGATTGGAAAGTTTATTGATGAGAATACTTATGCTAATCAAAAACATAATTTTATGATAGATAATAAAGTTAATATAGACTTTTTAAAAAATAATGTAGTGCATGAAATAAAAAAATCAGACAAAGAAAAACAAATGGCTATTAATCAAATAAAATATTATTTATTTATATTAAAGCAGTACGGATTTGATGATATAAAAGGAGAATTAAATATACCGTCAAAAAGATACAAAGAAGAAGTAATCCTTGAAGAAGGAGATGATGAAAAAATTTTAGAAAGACTTAGAACTATAAATAAAATTATAAAAGAAAAAAATATACCAGAAGTTATTAATAAAAGTGCTTGTAAAAAATGTGCTTATTATGAGTTTTGTTATATATGA
- the cas1b gene encoding type I-B CRISPR-associated endonuclease Cas1b — MSKSYYLFSSGELKRKDNTLQFIKSNGEKRDLPIQIIYDIYIFSEVTINTKLLNFLSQIGICVHFFNYYEFYSGSFYPREKLVSGDLLVHQVMHYSDYDKRVSLAKKFVYGASDNILRNLKYYDNRGRDLKEEIKSIEKLKSSIDLYYNINEIMGIEGNIHKVYYSSWKKIINQEIDFEKRVKRPPDNMINSLISFLNSVLYTKVLSEIYKTQLNPTISYLHEPSVKRFSLSLDTAEIFKPLIVDRLIFSLLNKKMISENDFDKDSNFLRLKDKALKTIMEELEKRLTTTVNHRSLKRDVSYKHLIRLELYKISKHLLNEKEYKPFVIWW, encoded by the coding sequence ATGAGTAAATCTTATTATTTATTTTCAAGCGGAGAGCTTAAAAGAAAAGATAATACGCTTCAGTTTATCAAATCAAACGGCGAGAAAAGAGATTTACCCATACAGATAATTTATGATATATATATTTTTTCTGAGGTTACAATAAATACTAAACTGCTTAATTTTTTATCGCAGATTGGAATATGCGTGCATTTTTTTAATTATTATGAGTTTTATTCTGGAAGTTTTTATCCTAGAGAAAAATTAGTTTCTGGGGATTTGCTTGTTCATCAGGTTATGCATTACAGTGATTATGATAAAAGGGTATCACTTGCCAAAAAATTTGTTTATGGAGCTTCTGATAATATACTAAGAAATTTAAAATATTATGATAATAGAGGACGTGATTTGAAAGAGGAAATCAAAAGCATAGAAAAATTAAAATCAAGTATAGATTTGTATTATAATATTAATGAAATAATGGGAATAGAAGGCAATATTCATAAAGTTTATTACAGTTCTTGGAAAAAAATTATTAATCAGGAAATAGATTTTGAAAAAAGAGTAAAACGCCCTCCTGATAATATGATAAACTCGCTTATAAGTTTTTTGAACTCTGTACTTTATACAAAGGTGTTATCTGAGATTTATAAAACACAATTAAATCCTACTATAAGTTATTTGCATGAACCGTCTGTAAAAAGATTTTCATTATCACTTGATACAGCAGAAATTTTTAAGCCATTAATAGTTGACAGACTTATATTTTCATTATTAAATAAAAAGATGATAAGCGAAAATGATTTTGATAAAGATAGCAATTTTTTAAGACTAAAAGATAAAGCATTAAAAACAATAATGGAAGAATTAGAGAAAAGACTTACCACTACTGTTAATCATAGGAGTTTGAAAAGAGATGTATCGTATAAGCATTTGATTAGATTAGAACTTTATAAAATCTCTAAACATTTGCTTAATGAAAAAGAATATAAACCTTTTGTAATATGGTGGTAA
- the cas2 gene encoding CRISPR-associated endonuclease Cas2: protein MYLILVYDIQTDDEDGARAARTVFKTCKAYLNHIQKSVFEGELSKVQYLELKNKLFDILRKEKDSCIVFKSRNEKWLDKEFLVEESIDKTSNFI, encoded by the coding sequence ATGTATTTAATATTAGTTTATGATATACAAACAGATGACGAAGATGGTGCTAGAGCTGCAAGAACAGTTTTTAAGACTTGCAAGGCATATCTTAATCATATACAAAAATCTGTCTTTGAGGGTGAACTCTCAAAAGTACAGTATTTGGAATTAAAAAATAAGCTCTTTGACATTTTAAGAAAAGAAAAAGATTCTTGTATAGTTTTTAAAAGCCGTAATGAAAAATGGCTTGATAAAGAGTTTTTAGTAGAAGAAAGCATTGACAAAACATCTAATTTTATATAA
- a CDS encoding cyclic nucleotide-binding domain-containing protein, translating into MMINYNKINFKKSSTLFISGQYPDGKFYIINKGKVIFESYFADNFKYEHKKGDIIGIVSAVMNEPYFSTSKVIEDTEVIEIDVREIEKIDNVELMNKIYKHLINTMEVWVKKYYYFLYKYSKVDSSEKLNITYICKSYIDKGFLYAAIKIYENNQEKINDKNVVNKISKIEPIESPKEITKGVFSFKKGSCLFEETSQNNYIYFVKSGIVGVYSYFNHKPVTRMKYYDNDIFGYKDLLGKKVIANTAIVLEDSIIKIMDKKEFENMIIEDKATRVYLIKMMSARVYNTIARIKAININNVILKILTVIEGLIKLDLMFKKTNYIALFYTIDDILSMVFIDHTDYVEREIKKIKSIKITDEKNIVISNINNFFKEYQIYFKRNSDKINNEDFGDDI; encoded by the coding sequence ATGATGATAAATTACAACAAAATTAATTTTAAAAAATCATCAACATTATTTATATCTGGACAATATCCAGATGGAAAATTTTACATCATAAACAAAGGTAAAGTAATATTTGAAAGTTATTTTGCTGATAATTTTAAATACGAACATAAAAAAGGAGATATTATAGGTATAGTAAGTGCTGTTATGAATGAACCATATTTCTCCACTTCTAAAGTAATAGAAGATACTGAAGTAATAGAAATAGATGTAAGAGAAATAGAAAAAATAGACAATGTAGAATTAATGAATAAAATATATAAACATCTAATAAATACAATGGAAGTTTGGGTAAAAAAATATTATTATTTTCTATATAAATACTCAAAAGTAGATTCATCTGAAAAATTAAATATTACGTATATATGCAAATCATATATAGATAAAGGTTTTTTATATGCTGCCATAAAAATATATGAAAATAATCAAGAAAAAATAAATGATAAAAATGTAGTAAATAAAATATCAAAAATAGAGCCTATAGAAAGTCCTAAAGAAATAACAAAAGGTGTATTTAGTTTTAAAAAAGGAAGCTGCCTATTTGAAGAAACAAGTCAGAATAATTACATATACTTTGTAAAATCAGGAATAGTAGGAGTATATAGTTATTTTAATCATAAGCCTGTAACAAGAATGAAGTATTATGATAATGATATTTTCGGATATAAAGATTTATTAGGAAAAAAAGTAATAGCAAATACAGCAATTGTATTAGAAGATTCTATTATCAAAATAATGGATAAAAAAGAGTTTGAAAATATGATCATTGAAGATAAAGCCACAAGAGTTTATTTGATAAAAATGATGTCTGCAAGAGTGTACAATACAATAGCAAGAATCAAAGCTATTAATATCAATAATGTAATACTAAAAATTTTAACTGTAATAGAAGGTTTAATTAAATTAGATCTGATGTTTAAAAAAACAAATTATATTGCATTATTTTATACTATAGATGATATATTAAGTATGGTATTTATAGATCATACAGACTATGTTGAAAGAGAAATAAAAAAAATAAAAAGCATAAAAATTACTGATGAAAAGAATATCGTAATAAGTAATATCAACAATTTTTTTAAGGAATATCAAATATATTTTAAAAGAAACTCTGATAAAATTAACAATGAAGATTTTGGAGATGATATATGA
- a CDS encoding cyclic nucleotide-binding domain-containing protein, translating into MIKYNKIEFKKSSIIFIYGENAKNFFYIISKGSAVSYNYFDENYNIYHKKGDIIGLVNAAVNVPYFETVKAEEDTEVMEININELDKITNIHLIKKLYDHLTNVMEIRLNQYFYIFSKEKNIPFKKESDILKIAEVYKNNGYDDAAYKMYNKYIELNGESKEIKKIMSKIKPSNTASLVIDGIYKLEKGTCIFTELESADKLYIILSGKVGIYTMFNSKIITRTIYTDNEIINGYNSLANNKMLITTAIAIEDTIIKIFKKEDMLELVKTDKELRVRSIKFLSMRIYTIMRSINTFSINGITSKVLLILESFIRMERLFKETNTIKSKYNIYDIFSMIGVEENEYSLREIKKIKSIDIDKNGNIIFPDIRKFMREYKKYKNINSSKTE; encoded by the coding sequence ATGATAAAATATAATAAAATAGAGTTTAAAAAATCATCTATAATATTTATATATGGAGAAAATGCAAAAAATTTCTTTTATATAATATCAAAAGGAAGTGCTGTTTCATACAATTATTTTGATGAAAATTATAATATATATCATAAAAAAGGAGATATTATAGGATTAGTTAATGCGGCTGTAAATGTACCATACTTTGAAACCGTAAAAGCAGAAGAAGATACGGAGGTTATGGAAATTAATATAAATGAGTTAGACAAAATAACAAATATACATCTAATAAAAAAATTATATGATCATTTAACAAATGTAATGGAAATACGTTTAAACCAATATTTCTATATTTTCAGTAAAGAAAAAAATATACCTTTTAAAAAAGAAAGTGATATATTAAAAATCGCAGAAGTATATAAAAACAACGGATACGATGATGCCGCTTATAAAATGTACAATAAATACATAGAATTAAACGGCGAGAGTAAAGAAATAAAAAAAATAATGTCTAAAATAAAACCATCTAATACTGCAAGTTTAGTAATAGATGGTATATATAAACTAGAAAAAGGAACTTGTATATTTACAGAACTTGAAAGTGCTGATAAACTTTACATAATATTATCAGGTAAAGTAGGAATATATACTATGTTCAATTCCAAAATCATTACCAGAACAATATACACAGATAATGAAATAATTAACGGATATAATTCATTAGCAAATAATAAAATGCTTATAACAACTGCAATAGCCATTGAAGACACTATAATAAAAATATTTAAAAAAGAAGATATGCTTGAACTGGTAAAAACTGATAAAGAATTAAGAGTACGATCCATTAAATTTCTTTCTATGAGAATATACACCATTATGAGATCTATAAACACTTTCAGTATAAACGGCATAACAAGTAAAGTGCTGTTAATTTTGGAAAGCTTTATAAGAATGGAAAGACTTTTTAAAGAAACCAATACAATAAAGTCAAAATATAATATTTATGATATATTTAGCATGATAGGTGTAGAAGAAAATGAATATTCTTTAAGAGAAATAAAAAAAATAAAAAGTATAGATATAGATAAGAACGGAAATATAATATTTCCTGATATAAGAAAATTTATGAGGGAATATAAAAAATACAAAAATATAAACTCAAGTAAAACCGAATGA
- a CDS encoding serpulina hyodysenteriae variable surface protein: MKKVLLTAMALLTIATASVFGMYGADGNDWINFLVHGNQFRARMDQLGFTLGNGTIKGTLGFKADGGWMGQILSGNNSGVQLDATLSAGIGYTSDMFGIGVGYNFTYIDKYLQVHTPTLLLNALNDSLRVAIPVQVAVADNAYGNGTKFTGVGFNQIELRYYTGIDAFNLIRLDLNYKNGTWENNSSKSTVETFGMQLRLYFLNTQVGNVTVNPYIRIDYHQALKGNYLGNDFSRDYLTIGDMYRNERGYALGENQSQSDIYDVSPFYLSIKPVLSLAASSDTVSLYFEPAIGYAVASQKQKGAAQQTSHALTWAAYAEMYVTPVKDLEWYFEMDVNGNVTGKTGSVANVNLPPVLFETTTGITWYLPSFGANE, encoded by the coding sequence ATGAAAAAGGTTTTATTAACCGCTATGGCTCTTTTAACCATAGCAACTGCCTCAGTGTTTGGTATGTACGGTGCAGATGGTAATGACTGGATTAACTTCCTTGTACATGGCAACCAGTTTAGAGCAAGAATGGATCAGTTAGGTTTTACGCTTGGAAACGGAACTATTAAGGGTACATTAGGTTTCAAAGCTGACGGCGGCTGGATGGGACAAATCCTTTCTGGAAATAACAGCGGTGTTCAATTAGATGCTACATTATCAGCAGGTATAGGATACACTTCTGATATGTTCGGTATAGGTGTAGGATACAACTTTACTTATATAGATAAATATTTACAGGTACATACTCCTACATTACTACTTAATGCTTTAAATGACAGCTTGAGAGTAGCAATACCTGTACAGGTTGCTGTAGCAGACAATGCTTATGGTAATGGTACGAAATTTACTGGTGTAGGTTTCAATCAGATAGAATTAAGATATTATACCGGAATAGATGCTTTTAATTTAATAAGGCTAGATTTGAATTATAAAAACGGTACTTGGGAAAATAATTCAAGTAAAAGTACTGTTGAAACTTTCGGTATGCAGTTAAGATTATACTTCTTGAATACTCAGGTAGGTAATGTAACTGTTAATCCTTATATCAGAATAGATTATCATCAGGCATTAAAAGGAAATTATTTAGGTAATGATTTTTCACGTGATTATTTGACAATAGGTGATATGTATAGAAATGAACGAGGTTATGCCTTAGGAGAAAATCAGTCTCAGTCAGATATATATGATGTTAGTCCTTTCTATTTGTCTATCAAACCAGTATTATCTTTAGCAGCAAGCAGTGATACAGTATCTCTTTATTTTGAGCCTGCTATAGGTTATGCTGTAGCTTCTCAAAAACAAAAAGGAGCAGCACAGCAAACAAGCCATGCATTAACTTGGGCTGCTTATGCTGAAATGTATGTAACTCCGGTTAAAGATTTAGAATGGTACTTCGAGATGGATGTTAATGGTAATGTAACTGGTAAAACAGGTTCAGTTGCTAATGTTAATCTTCCTCCGGTATTATTTGAAACTACTACTGGTATTACTTGGTATCTTCCTTCTTTTGGTGCAAATGAGTAA
- a CDS encoding Rpn family recombination-promoting nuclease/putative transposase, producing MRNINRMNDYFVRYLLGSLGNEDILENIVNAVLEDLGFETVHNLQIINPHNLPENINLKESVLDVKAVTKDSRKVIIEIQLSGNIDFLKRIYYYISKNIVSEVEEKEPYDIISEVISINFVDFYMDFNDKGKPHRCFKLIDTENQEIVLDMVQMHIVEVPRFIKVVNNADIEYIKKNRILSWIEFFTAKDLDKVKDKLKEVNMIMPKVINKYERFISSEDEMEVYNARDAFLYGQTLMLRREREEGLQEGIERGMERGMERGLEEGRREGMQEGIRKEQITIARSLKNAGIDIKIISENTGLSVEEVLKL from the coding sequence ATGCGTAACATAAACAGAATGAACGACTATTTTGTACGCTATCTTTTAGGCTCTTTGGGTAATGAGGATATATTAGAAAACATAGTAAATGCTGTACTTGAAGATTTGGGCTTTGAAACGGTACATAATTTACAAATAATTAATCCGCATAACTTACCAGAGAATATTAACCTAAAAGAATCCGTACTTGATGTAAAGGCAGTTACCAAAGACAGCAGAAAAGTTATTATAGAAATACAGCTTTCCGGAAATATAGACTTTTTGAAGAGAATATACTATTATATATCTAAGAATATAGTAAGCGAAGTAGAAGAAAAAGAGCCTTATGATATAATAAGCGAGGTAATAAGTATTAACTTTGTAGACTTTTATATGGATTTTAATGATAAGGGTAAGCCCCACAGATGTTTTAAGCTCATAGATACAGAAAATCAAGAGATTGTTTTGGATATGGTTCAGATGCATATAGTTGAAGTACCAAGGTTTATAAAGGTTGTAAATAATGCTGACATAGAGTATATAAAGAAAAATAGAATACTATCTTGGATAGAGTTTTTTACGGCTAAAGATTTAGATAAAGTTAAAGATAAATTAAAGGAGGTAAATATGATTATGCCTAAAGTAATTAATAAATATGAACGTTTTATATCCAGTGAAGATGAGATGGAAGTTTACAATGCGAGAGATGCTTTTTTATACGGACAGACTTTAATGTTAAGAAGAGAACGTGAAGAGGGCTTACAGGAAGGAATAGAAAGAGGAATGGAAAGAGGAATGGAAAGAGGTTTAGAAGAAGGAAGGAGAGAAGGTATGCAGGAGGGTATAAGAAAAGAGCAAATTACTATAGCCAGAAGTTTAAAAAATGCTGGTATAGATATAAAGATAATCAGTGAGAATACAGGTCTTAGTGTAGAAGAGGTATTGAAATTGTAA
- a CDS encoding acetylxylan esterase has translation MAFFDLSLEELYKYKGVSEEPKDFDEFWDNTLKENNHNTEAKYTLIDTHLKLFDVWNVSFNGYLKHKINGWYIAPKYASENNQKLTCIMCYPGYGGGRDYPIKHLLFPSAGYSVFVMEVRGQGAEGGNGALTPDPIGSTPHADGFLTMGILDKKDYYYKRVFIDAVKSLEAAKEHSLTGKIAINGTSQGGGISLAVLGLSSITKEKIEAAMIDVPFLCDYKRACTITDTLPYNEIARFCKTNRMHEKTVFNTLSYFDGALFAKRSKVKALFSVGLMDVLCPPSTVFAAYNNYAGDKSINVYTFNGHEGGDNEQSERKLEFLSSLNL, from the coding sequence ATGGCTTTTTTTGATTTAAGTTTGGAAGAACTTTATAAATATAAAGGTGTATCCGAAGAGCCTAAAGACTTTGATGAGTTTTGGGATAATACTTTAAAAGAAAACAATCATAATACAGAGGCTAAATATACATTAATAGATACACATTTAAAATTATTTGATGTTTGGAATGTAAGTTTTAACGGATATTTAAAGCATAAGATAAACGGCTGGTATATAGCACCTAAATATGCTTCAGAAAACAATCAAAAGCTAACATGCATAATGTGCTACCCCGGATACGGCGGCGGAAGAGATTATCCTATTAAACATTTGCTTTTTCCTTCAGCAGGATACAGTGTATTTGTAATGGAGGTAAGAGGGCAGGGGGCAGAAGGAGGAAATGGGGCATTAACTCCAGACCCTATAGGTTCAACTCCTCATGCAGACGGATTTCTTACTATGGGTATACTCGATAAAAAAGACTATTATTATAAAAGAGTTTTCATTGATGCTGTTAAATCATTAGAGGCTGCAAAAGAACATTCTTTGACTGGAAAAATAGCTATAAACGGTACAAGTCAGGGCGGAGGCATATCTCTTGCTGTTTTGGGTTTATCATCTATTACCAAAGAAAAAATCGAAGCTGCTATGATAGATGTTCCTTTTTTATGCGACTATAAAAGAGCATGCACTATTACTGATACTTTGCCTTATAATGAAATAGCAAGGTTCTGCAAAACAAACAGAATGCATGAAAAAACTGTTTTTAACACTTTATCATATTTTGATGGGGCTTTATTTGCAAAAAGGTCTAAAGTTAAAGCGTTATTTTCAGTTGGTCTTATGGATGTTTTATGTCCTCCTTCAACTGTGTTTGCTGCTTATAATAATTATGCAGGAGATAAATCTATTAATGTTTATACATTTAATGGACATGAGGGAGGAGATAATGAGCAGAGCGAGAGAAAATTAGAGTTTTTAAGTTCTCTAAATCTTTAG